Proteins from a genomic interval of Haemophilus parainfluenzae T3T1:
- a CDS encoding diacylglycerol kinase, protein MYKTTGLTHLINSTKYSLQGLKSAFKNETAFRHECFLACILIPLAFWLGDTKIEIALMISSVLLVMAVELLNSAVEAVVDRIGTERHELSGRAKDQGSAAVFIALCIVAVVWGSILFF, encoded by the coding sequence ATGTATAAAACCACGGGATTAACCCATTTAATTAACTCCACAAAATATTCCTTGCAAGGTTTAAAGAGTGCATTCAAAAATGAAACTGCATTTCGCCACGAATGCTTTCTTGCGTGCATTCTGATTCCGCTCGCATTTTGGCTTGGTGACACTAAAATTGAGATCGCACTGATGATTTCATCAGTTTTACTCGTGATGGCAGTAGAGCTATTAAATAGTGCAGTTGAAGCGGTAGTGGATCGTATTGGTACAGAACGCCACGAGCTTTCAGGGCGAGCTAAAGACCAAGGCTCAGCAGCGGTATTTATTGCGCTTTGCATCGTTGCCGTTGTTTGGGGAAGTATTTTATTTTTCTAA
- the proC gene encoding pyrroline-5-carboxylate reductase: MQQKLIAFIGGGNMAQAIVLGLLKQGYPANKIIVNDPNEEKRAFFAQYGVVVSTDNEQSITQSQVVLFAIKPQVLADVCKPLSAVDLSDKLIISIAAGILTARLAELLPTAKSIVRVMPNTPALVGEGMAGLFADKNTPEIDRSFAEDLLSAVGKTTWVTNEDQMHAVTAASGSSPAYFFQFLEAMQQGLMEMGLDENQSRELVQQAMLGSAKLVIENPQTALSTLRENVTSKGGTTAAALNVFNQHQFNNIIKQAMQACVARSQEMEKLF, encoded by the coding sequence ATGCAACAGAAATTAATTGCCTTCATCGGCGGTGGTAATATGGCACAAGCGATTGTGTTAGGCCTATTAAAACAAGGGTACCCTGCCAATAAAATTATCGTTAATGATCCTAATGAAGAGAAACGTGCTTTTTTTGCACAATATGGCGTCGTAGTTTCTACGGATAACGAGCAATCCATCACACAATCTCAAGTTGTGTTATTTGCCATTAAGCCACAAGTGCTAGCCGATGTTTGCAAGCCATTAAGTGCGGTTGATTTATCTGATAAATTAATTATTTCTATTGCAGCAGGAATTTTGACTGCCCGATTAGCTGAACTCCTTCCAACAGCAAAATCCATTGTTCGCGTGATGCCAAACACACCTGCATTAGTGGGTGAAGGCATGGCAGGCTTATTTGCGGACAAAAACACACCTGAAATTGACCGCTCTTTTGCGGAAGATTTACTTTCAGCTGTAGGGAAAACCACTTGGGTGACAAATGAAGATCAAATGCATGCAGTCACTGCTGCGTCTGGCAGTAGCCCAGCTTACTTCTTCCAATTTTTAGAAGCCATGCAACAAGGCCTAATGGAAATGGGATTAGATGAAAACCAATCTCGTGAGTTGGTACAACAAGCTATGTTAGGTTCAGCGAAGTTGGTGATTGAAAATCCTCAAACAGCCCTTTCGACTTTACGAGAAAATGTCACCTCAAAAGGCGGCACCACCGCAGCCGCATTAAATGTGTTCAATCAACATCAATTTAACAACATCATTAAACAAGCGATGCAAGCCTGTGTAGCACGCTCACAAGAAATGGAAAAATTATTCTAA
- the xerD gene encoding site-specific tyrosine recombinase XerD has translation MNNLTLVDLFLNEYWIEKGLSENTVQSYRLDLTALCDWLDKQNLSLETLEPLDLQQFLGSRLEQGYKATSTARMLSAMRKLFQYLYREKYRTDDPSAVLSSPKLPSRLPKYLTEQQVTDLLNTPDVEIPLELRDKAMLELLYATGLRVTELVTLTIENMNLQQGVVRVIGKGNKERIVPMGEEAAFWVRQFVLYGRPILLNGQSSDVVFPSQRAQQMTRQTFWHRIKHYAILAGIDTDALSPHVLRHAFATHLVNHGADLRVVQMLLGHSDLSTTQIYTHVAKERLKHLHERFHPRG, from the coding sequence ATGAATAATCTCACGCTAGTCGATTTATTCTTGAATGAATATTGGATCGAAAAAGGATTGTCTGAAAACACCGTGCAGTCCTATCGTCTCGATTTGACCGCACTTTGTGATTGGCTGGATAAACAAAATTTATCTCTCGAAACCCTCGAACCCTTAGATCTGCAACAATTTTTAGGCAGCCGTTTAGAGCAAGGTTACAAAGCTACCAGTACTGCACGAATGCTAAGTGCGATGCGGAAATTATTCCAATATTTGTATCGTGAAAAGTATCGTACGGATGATCCGAGTGCCGTACTGAGCTCACCTAAATTGCCAAGCCGCTTACCTAAATATTTAACCGAGCAACAAGTCACGGATTTATTAAATACACCTGATGTCGAAATTCCGCTCGAGTTACGCGATAAAGCCATGTTGGAATTGTTGTATGCCACGGGATTACGTGTCACGGAATTGGTCACGCTCACTATTGAGAATATGAATCTGCAACAAGGTGTCGTGCGTGTGATTGGCAAAGGCAACAAGGAACGCATTGTACCAATGGGGGAAGAAGCCGCGTTTTGGGTGCGACAATTTGTGCTTTATGGTCGCCCAATTTTGCTCAATGGACAAAGCTCTGATGTGGTCTTTCCAAGTCAACGAGCTCAGCAAATGACTCGCCAAACCTTTTGGCATCGTATAAAGCATTATGCTATCTTAGCTGGAATCGATACGGATGCCCTTTCACCGCACGTTCTTCGTCATGCCTTTGCGACACATTTAGTGAATCACGGTGCGGATCTCCGCGTTGTACAAATGCTCCTCGGACACAGCGATCTCTCCACCACGCAAATTTATACTCACGTGGCTAAAGAACGCTTGAAACACCTTCATGAAAGATTTCATCCGAGGGGATAA
- a CDS encoding FRG domain-containing protein, with translation MEINSIKDLIDALEGLGEPEEGHTRFFRGHSNAREYKLEPSIYREDNKYYYNEDNIIRDAIVNNPSEFSDKDTLFNTLVKLQHYGYPTRLLDLTTNALVSIYFSVKNNDKYDGEIIIFDIPNEDIKYFDSDTVSVLSALSLRKHNFSTNTHIITLKAKVLCEKANFLYKINKNFNLTNDCLDLKNEIEKHFKSELDLPYDEELIEKFEREIQDADLGTSDDLVEEVYQNRLKEIEEISYIQAFNNTPEISKLLHDIRKDKPSFRSLINHNDLEKVICVKPQLNNNRIIRQQGCFLLFGIDKIKEKKAILNNNWIKKDNNGSKFIIPKKSKENILSELKTFGISQKTLFPELESQAKEILEKYKK, from the coding sequence ATGGAAATTAATAGCATTAAAGATCTTATTGATGCATTAGAAGGATTAGGAGAACCAGAAGAGGGACATACAAGATTCTTTAGGGGGCACTCTAATGCTAGAGAATATAAATTAGAACCAAGCATATATCGGGAAGATAACAAATATTATTATAATGAAGATAATATAATTAGAGATGCGATTGTTAACAATCCTAGTGAATTTTCAGATAAAGATACTCTGTTTAATACATTAGTTAAATTGCAACATTATGGCTATCCAACAAGATTATTAGATCTTACTACTAATGCCTTAGTTTCTATTTATTTTTCAGTAAAAAATAATGATAAATATGATGGAGAAATAATTATATTTGATATTCCAAATGAAGATATAAAATATTTTGACAGTGATACTGTTTCTGTATTATCAGCATTATCTTTAAGAAAACATAATTTTTCAACAAATACTCATATAATAACTTTAAAAGCAAAAGTTTTATGTGAAAAAGCTAATTTCCTATATAAAATAAATAAAAATTTCAATTTAACCAACGACTGTCTAGATTTAAAAAATGAAATTGAAAAACACTTTAAATCAGAGCTAGATTTACCATATGATGAAGAATTAATTGAAAAATTTGAACGTGAAATTCAAGATGCTGATCTTGGCACAAGTGATGATTTAGTAGAAGAAGTATACCAAAATAGATTAAAAGAAATAGAAGAAATTTCATATATACAAGCATTCAACAATACTCCTGAAATATCTAAACTATTACATGATATCCGTAAGGATAAGCCAAGTTTCAGATCCTTAATAAATCATAATGACCTAGAAAAAGTAATATGTGTAAAACCACAATTAAACAATAATAGAATTATTAGACAACAGGGTTGCTTCTTATTATTCGGCATTGATAAAATAAAAGAAAAAAAAGCTATATTAAACAATAATTGGATAAAAAAAGACAATAATGGGAGTAAGTTTATCATTCCCAAAAAAAGTAAGGAAAATATTTTATCTGAACTAAAAACTTTCGGAATTAGTCAAAAGACTTTATTCCCAGAATTAGAATCTCAAGCTAAAGAAATATTAGAAAAATACAAAAAATAG
- the glnA gene encoding type I glutamate--ammonia ligase, protein MPNANAIANVFKLIEENDIKFALLRFTDIKGKEHGVSIPVSLVDEDMFEDGKMFDGSSVEGWKTINKADMLLMPIAETAVVDPFAQIPTLSIRCSIYEPTTMQSYDRDPRSIAIRAENYMRSIGIADQAFFGPEPEFFLFDDVRFDVSMNRASFAIDDIEAAWNTNKKYEGGNNAYRPLKKGGYCAVAPIDTAHDIRSEMCLILEEMGLVVEAHHHEVATAGQNEIATKFNSLTLKADETQIYKYVVQNVALEHGKTACFMPKPITGDNGSGMHCNMSLSKDGKNIFQGDKYAGLSETALYYIGGIIKHAKALNAFTNPSTNSYKRLVPGFEAPVLLAYSASNRSASIRIPAVTNPKAIRIEARFPDPLANPYLAFAALLMAGLDGVVNKIHPGDAMDKNLYDLPPEELKDIPAVASSLEEALNSLEKDYEFLTQGGVFAKDFIEAFISVKRKDVERLNMTPHPVEFEMYYA, encoded by the coding sequence ATGCCAAATGCAAATGCAATTGCCAACGTATTCAAACTGATCGAAGAGAACGATATTAAGTTCGCGCTACTTCGTTTCACCGACATTAAAGGTAAAGAACACGGCGTTTCTATCCCAGTTAGCCTTGTTGATGAAGATATGTTTGAAGATGGCAAAATGTTCGATGGTTCTTCTGTTGAAGGTTGGAAAACCATTAACAAAGCCGATATGCTTTTAATGCCAATCGCTGAGACTGCGGTAGTCGATCCATTTGCGCAGATCCCAACCCTGTCTATTCGTTGTAGTATTTATGAACCAACAACCATGCAAAGCTATGATCGTGACCCGCGTTCAATTGCCATTCGTGCCGAAAACTATATGCGTTCAATCGGTATTGCTGATCAAGCATTCTTTGGTCCAGAACCAGAGTTCTTCTTATTTGATGATGTACGTTTTGATGTATCAATGAACCGCGCTTCTTTTGCTATTGATGACATTGAAGCAGCTTGGAACACCAACAAAAAATACGAAGGTGGTAACAACGCTTATCGTCCATTGAAAAAAGGCGGTTACTGTGCGGTTGCTCCAATTGATACGGCACACGATATTCGCTCTGAAATGTGTTTGATTTTAGAAGAAATGGGCTTAGTGGTAGAAGCACACCACCATGAAGTGGCGACTGCGGGCCAAAATGAAATTGCAACGAAATTCAACAGCTTAACTTTAAAAGCAGATGAAACACAAATCTATAAATATGTGGTGCAAAACGTTGCGTTAGAACATGGTAAAACCGCTTGCTTTATGCCAAAACCAATCACAGGTGATAATGGTTCGGGCATGCACTGTAATATGTCATTAAGTAAAGACGGTAAAAACATTTTCCAAGGTGATAAATATGCAGGTCTTTCTGAAACCGCACTTTATTACATCGGCGGTATCATTAAGCATGCTAAAGCATTAAATGCATTCACTAACCCAAGTACGAACTCATATAAACGTTTAGTGCCAGGTTTTGAAGCGCCAGTATTGTTGGCTTACTCTGCAAGTAACCGTTCTGCTTCAATCCGTATCCCGGCAGTAACTAACCCGAAAGCAATCCGTATTGAAGCGCGTTTCCCAGATCCATTGGCAAACCCATATCTTGCATTCGCTGCATTATTGATGGCAGGCCTTGATGGCGTAGTAAATAAAATCCACCCAGGCGATGCAATGGATAAAAATCTTTACGATCTTCCACCAGAAGAATTAAAAGATATTCCAGCGGTAGCAAGCTCACTAGAAGAAGCATTGAATTCATTAGAAAAAGACTATGAGTTCTTAACTCAAGGTGGCGTATTTGCTAAAGACTTTATCGAAGCATTTATTAGCGTTAAACGTAAAGACGTGGAACGTTTAAATATGACACCACATCCAGTTGAGTTTGAGATGTATTATGCTTAA
- the typA gene encoding translational GTPase TypA, producing the protein MKNDIDINKLRNIAIIAHVDHGKTTLVDKLLQQSGTFESTRGDVDERVMDSNDLEKERGITILAKNTAINWNGYRINIVDTPGHADFGGEVERVLSMVDSVLLVVDAFDGPMPQTRFVTQKAFAHGLKPIVVINKVDRPGARPDWVVDQVFDLFVNLGATDEQLDFPIIYASALNGVAGLEHEELAEDMTPLFEAIVQHVEPPKVELDAPFQMQISQLDYNSYVGVIGIGRIKRGSIKPNQPVTIIDGEGKTRQGRVGQVLGHLGLQRYEEDVAYAGDIIAITGLGELNISDTICDINAVEALPSLTVDEPTVTMFFCVNTSPFAGQEGKYVTSRQILERLNKELVHNVALRVEETPNPDEFRVSGRGELHLSVLIENMRREGYELAVSRPKVIYREINGKKQEPYEQVTIDVEEQHQGSVMEALGIRKGEVRDMMPDGKGRVRLEYIIPSRGLIGFRGEFMTMTSGTGLLYSSFDHYDDIKPGEIGQRKNGVLISNATGKALAYALFGLQERGKLMIEANVEVYEGQIIGIHSRTNDLTVNCLQGKKLTNMRASGKDDAIVLTTPVKFTLEQAIEFIDDDELVEVTPESIRIRKKLLTENDRKRANRTTTSTSTH; encoded by the coding sequence ATGAAAAACGACATTGATATTAATAAATTGCGCAATATCGCAATTATCGCCCACGTTGACCATGGTAAAACCACCCTCGTTGACAAACTCCTTCAACAATCCGGTACATTTGAATCAACTCGTGGTGATGTTGATGAACGCGTGATGGACTCAAACGATCTTGAAAAAGAACGTGGCATTACCATTCTTGCAAAAAATACTGCAATTAACTGGAATGGCTATCGCATTAACATCGTAGATACTCCAGGGCATGCCGACTTCGGTGGTGAAGTTGAACGTGTGCTTTCTATGGTGGACTCTGTACTTTTAGTGGTAGATGCTTTTGATGGCCCAATGCCACAAACACGCTTCGTGACCCAAAAAGCCTTTGCTCATGGTTTAAAACCAATCGTAGTTATCAACAAAGTTGACCGTCCAGGCGCACGTCCTGATTGGGTTGTGGATCAAGTATTCGATTTATTCGTTAACCTTGGTGCAACCGATGAGCAATTAGACTTCCCAATTATCTATGCTTCAGCATTAAATGGTGTCGCAGGGCTTGAACACGAAGAATTAGCGGAAGACATGACCCCATTATTTGAAGCGATTGTTCAACACGTTGAACCACCAAAAGTAGAACTTGATGCGCCATTCCAAATGCAAATTTCCCAATTAGACTATAACAGCTATGTGGGTGTTATCGGTATCGGTCGTATCAAACGTGGCTCAATCAAACCAAATCAACCTGTAACGATCATTGATGGTGAAGGTAAAACTCGCCAAGGTCGTGTGGGTCAAGTATTAGGTCACCTTGGTTTACAACGTTATGAAGAAGATGTTGCTTACGCAGGTGACATCATCGCGATTACTGGTTTAGGTGAATTAAATATCTCGGATACCATTTGTGATATCAACGCGGTTGAAGCCTTACCTTCATTAACCGTTGATGAACCAACCGTAACCATGTTCTTCTGTGTAAATACTTCACCGTTTGCGGGTCAAGAAGGTAAATATGTGACTTCTCGTCAAATTCTTGAACGTTTAAACAAAGAGTTAGTTCACAACGTGGCATTACGCGTAGAAGAAACACCAAACCCAGATGAATTCCGTGTTTCTGGCCGTGGTGAATTACACCTTTCTGTATTAATTGAAAATATGCGTCGTGAAGGTTATGAGCTTGCGGTTTCTCGTCCTAAAGTAATCTACCGTGAAATCAACGGCAAAAAACAAGAGCCTTACGAGCAAGTGACTATCGACGTGGAAGAACAACACCAAGGTTCTGTCATGGAAGCCTTAGGTATTCGTAAAGGTGAAGTTCGCGATATGATGCCGGATGGTAAAGGTCGTGTGCGTTTAGAATACATCATCCCAAGCCGTGGCTTGATCGGTTTCCGTGGTGAATTCATGACTATGACGTCAGGTACCGGTTTACTTTACTCTAGTTTCGATCACTACGATGACATCAAACCAGGTGAAATCGGCCAACGTAAAAACGGTGTATTAATTTCTAACGCAACCGGTAAAGCACTCGCTTATGCGCTATTTGGTTTACAAGAGCGTGGTAAATTAATGATCGAAGCTAACGTAGAAGTTTACGAAGGTCAAATCATCGGTATTCACAGCCGTACAAACGACTTAACTGTTAACTGTTTACAAGGTAAAAAACTCACCAATATGCGTGCATCAGGTAAAGATGATGCTATCGTCTTAACTACGCCGGTGAAATTTACACTTGAACAAGCTATCGAGTTTATCGATGACGACGAGTTAGTCGAAGTCACACCTGAATCGATCCGTATCCGTAAAAAACTCTTAACGGAAAACGATCGTAAACGTGCAAACCGTACCACAACCAGTACGAGCACACACTAA
- the rdgC gene encoding recombination-associated protein RdgC: protein MWFKNLMSYRLTKPLDWDLNELQRQLSDCEFYPCGSQDQSKFGWTNPLKGSELLHFSVGKHILLVAKKEEKMLPANVVKRELDERIESLEQKENRKLKKTEKQTLKDDVVMNLLPRAFTKNQQTSVWIDTENNLVHVDAASSKRSEDALALLRKSLGSLPVVPLAFANEPSTILTDWIVQEKIPHWLVALEEAELRGSQEDSVIRCKKQPLENEEILALLQDGKKVVSKLALEWEDTLTFVFNEDCTLKRLKFADAVREKNADILKEDYAQRFDADFVLMTGILSKLTENLLDEFGGEKVRLG from the coding sequence ATGTGGTTTAAAAATTTAATGTCATATAGGCTGACTAAGCCCTTAGATTGGGATCTTAATGAATTGCAACGCCAGTTGTCAGATTGTGAATTTTATCCTTGTGGCTCACAAGATCAAAGTAAATTTGGTTGGACTAATCCCTTGAAAGGCAGTGAATTATTGCATTTTTCTGTCGGTAAACACATTTTGTTAGTTGCGAAAAAAGAAGAGAAAATGTTGCCGGCGAATGTAGTGAAACGTGAATTAGATGAACGCATTGAAAGCCTTGAGCAAAAAGAAAACCGTAAATTGAAGAAAACGGAAAAACAAACGTTAAAAGATGATGTGGTGATGAATTTATTGCCACGCGCATTCACTAAAAATCAGCAAACTTCAGTGTGGATTGATACGGAGAACAATCTTGTGCATGTCGATGCGGCATCCAGTAAACGATCAGAAGATGCTTTGGCGTTATTGCGTAAATCACTTGGTTCGTTACCCGTTGTACCGTTGGCTTTTGCGAATGAACCTTCGACCATTTTAACGGATTGGATTGTGCAGGAAAAAATCCCGCATTGGTTGGTGGCATTAGAAGAGGCTGAACTGCGAGGAAGCCAAGAAGACAGCGTGATCCGTTGTAAGAAACAGCCTTTAGAAAATGAAGAGATTCTCGCACTTTTACAAGATGGCAAAAAAGTGGTGAGCAAGCTCGCATTGGAGTGGGAAGATACGCTGACGTTTGTATTTAATGAAGATTGCACGCTCAAACGTTTAAAATTTGCTGATGCGGTGCGTGAGAAAAATGCGGATATTTTAAAAGAAGATTATGCGCAACGCTTTGATGCTGATTTTGTATTAATGACAGGTATTTTATCTAAACTGACCGAAAATTTACTCGATGAATTTGGTGGTGAGAAAGTCAGATTAGGCTAG
- a CDS encoding 3-phenylpropionate MFS transporter: MQVRPFTWLALSFFGYYCAYGVFLPLFPAWLKTQSYSEESIGLLLACAYIFRFSGGILFSGLIKRVSLLVNGLRYLGVASAITMALIGLMSHNFWLLFIGLALYSMVNAAGMPIGDSLASTWQQQIHLDYGKARLIGSFAFVVGVMVFGYFVGLVGEQYITWMITGILVFYCIVQLLHPNPMPQDEPQSAVENSVGFLDLLKNKTTLRLFIAISLIQGSHAAYYSYSTIFWTNHGHSVSDAGLFWGISVLAEIVVFFFSTRLFKNWTITALFYLTGIAAIVRWLAFGYADTFVEIILLQCFHSLTYVVGHYATVRYITTQPQTHIAKLQGLYNALAGCAAIAIFTALSGVLYPISPVYAFSLMAAFAFIGLFITPRGVKAFLIHRV, from the coding sequence ATGCAAGTTCGTCCTTTTACTTGGCTCGCCTTGAGCTTTTTTGGCTACTACTGTGCCTACGGTGTGTTTCTTCCACTTTTCCCGGCATGGTTGAAAACGCAATCTTATAGCGAAGAAAGTATCGGCTTATTGCTTGCCTGTGCCTACATTTTCCGTTTCAGCGGCGGTATTTTATTTTCCGGCTTAATCAAACGCGTTTCCCTCTTAGTAAATGGCTTACGTTATTTAGGTGTGGCCAGTGCCATTACAATGGCCTTAATTGGACTGATGTCGCACAATTTCTGGCTATTGTTTATTGGACTTGCGTTGTATTCCATGGTGAATGCGGCCGGTATGCCGATTGGTGATAGCCTTGCCAGTACATGGCAACAACAAATTCATTTAGATTATGGCAAAGCGCGCTTAATTGGTTCCTTTGCGTTTGTTGTTGGTGTGATGGTATTCGGGTATTTTGTTGGACTCGTGGGTGAGCAATATATTACTTGGATGATCACAGGCATACTCGTTTTTTACTGTATTGTGCAATTACTTCATCCGAACCCAATGCCGCAGGACGAACCTCAAAGTGCGGTCGAAAATTCCGTTGGATTTTTAGACTTACTGAAAAATAAAACGACCCTTCGTTTGTTTATTGCGATTTCACTCATTCAAGGATCGCATGCAGCTTATTACTCATATAGCACTATTTTTTGGACAAATCATGGCCACTCCGTTTCCGATGCGGGTTTATTTTGGGGAATCAGTGTATTAGCTGAAATCGTGGTCTTTTTCTTCTCCACTCGATTATTCAAAAACTGGACCATTACAGCCCTTTTCTATCTCACCGGTATTGCGGCTATCGTGCGTTGGCTCGCTTTCGGTTATGCCGATACCTTTGTTGAGATTATCTTACTACAATGTTTTCACAGTCTTACTTATGTCGTCGGCCATTACGCGACCGTGCGTTATATCACCACTCAACCACAAACCCATATTGCGAAATTACAAGGCTTATACAATGCCTTGGCGGGATGTGCAGCCATTGCGATTTTCACTGCACTTTCTGGCGTACTTTATCCAATTTCGCCAGTTTATGCCTTTAGTTTAATGGCCGCCTTTGCTTTCATTGGATTATTTATCACTCCACGTGGCGTGAAAGCTTTTTTGATACATAGAGTATAA
- a CDS encoding GntP family permease produces the protein MTTVSSFGALVALIVAIFLILKKVSPVYGMLTGALIGGLVGGADLSETVNLMIGGAQGITTAVMRILAAGVLAGVLIESGAASTIAETITHKLGEARALLALALATLILTAVGVFIDVAVITVSPIALALARRTNLSKSAVLLAMIGGGKAGNLMSPNPNAIAAADTFHLPLTSVMVAGIIPGIFGLVLTYFLAKRLKDKGSFVSEQESVAVDSQHLPSFLTALAAPLVAILLLALRPLADIKVDPLIALPLGGLIGALCMGKLRHANSYAISGLGKMAPVAIMLLGTGALAGIIGNSGMKDVLIEGLKHSGLPPYILAPISGVLMSLATASTTAGTAVASNVFSSTLLELGVSSLAAAAMIHAGAIVFDNMPHGSFFHATGGSVNMNMKERLKLIPYESAIGVIMTLVSTLIFGVFY, from the coding sequence ATGACAACAGTTTCGTCTTTCGGTGCATTAGTCGCGCTTATTGTGGCCATTTTTCTCATTTTGAAAAAAGTCTCGCCAGTCTATGGCATGTTGACGGGGGCTTTGATAGGCGGGCTAGTTGGAGGCGCTGATTTATCAGAAACGGTGAACTTAATGATCGGTGGGGCACAAGGGATTACAACAGCGGTCATGCGAATTTTAGCGGCGGGCGTACTGGCGGGGGTACTCATTGAATCAGGGGCGGCCAGCACGATTGCCGAAACTATTACACATAAACTTGGCGAAGCAAGAGCGTTATTGGCCTTAGCTTTAGCAACACTGATTTTAACCGCAGTGGGCGTGTTTATTGATGTGGCCGTTATTACGGTTTCGCCGATTGCACTCGCGTTAGCTCGTCGCACCAATTTATCAAAATCAGCCGTTTTATTAGCGATGATTGGGGGAGGTAAAGCAGGAAACTTGATGTCACCTAATCCCAATGCCATTGCTGCAGCCGATACCTTTCATCTGCCTTTAACGTCGGTAATGGTAGCGGGGATTATTCCCGGGATCTTTGGATTAGTCTTAACCTATTTTTTAGCAAAGCGCTTAAAAGACAAAGGCTCTTTTGTATCAGAACAAGAGAGTGTCGCCGTTGATTCTCAACATTTACCTTCATTTTTGACCGCACTTGCTGCGCCATTGGTGGCTATCTTATTACTTGCGTTACGTCCATTGGCAGACATTAAAGTTGATCCTCTCATTGCGTTGCCACTAGGTGGTTTAATTGGTGCGTTATGCATGGGAAAACTTCGCCATGCGAATAGCTATGCGATTAGTGGCTTAGGCAAAATGGCACCGGTGGCGATTATGTTGCTCGGTACGGGTGCTTTAGCGGGCATTATTGGCAACTCAGGCATGAAAGATGTGCTCATTGAAGGCTTAAAACATTCTGGTTTGCCTCCCTATATTCTCGCGCCAATTTCTGGTGTTTTGATGTCTCTTGCGACGGCATCAACAACGGCAGGCACAGCGGTCGCATCCAATGTATTTAGTTCAACATTATTAGAACTTGGTGTAAGCAGCCTTGCGGCTGCTGCCATGATCCACGCAGGAGCCATCGTATTCGATAATATGCCGCACGGTTCTTTTTTCCATGCGACTGGTGGCAGTGTGAATATGAATATGAAAGAACGCTTAAAACTGATTCCTTATGAAAGTGCGATTGGTGTGATTATGACGCTCGTTTCTACGCTCATTTTCGGTGTGTTTTATTGA